CGGGTTACATCACCACGATCCTGAGCCAGCCGAAGAACGAGATCATCGTCAATTTCCCTGTACGGATGGATGACGGCAGCATCCGGCTCTTCAAGGGTTACAGGATCCAGCACAACAACCTCCTCGGGCCGTTCAAGGGGGGCATTCGATATCACGAGACGGTGTCGCTCGACGACCTCAAGGCGCTGGCCGCGATGATGACGTGGAAGTGCGCGCTCATGAACCTGCCGCTCGGCGGTGGAAAGGGGGGAATCAAGTTCAACCCGAACGAGGTGTCGCGCGCCGAGCTCCAGCGGATCACCCGCCGCTTCTTCCATGCGCTCGGCGGAAACATCGGCCCGGAGACGGACATCCCGGCTCCCGACATGGGCACCGACGCAAAGACCATGGCCTGGGCCATGGACACGTACATGAACACCGTCGGACAGCTCTTCAAGCAGGCGGTGAAGGGCGTCGTGACGGGCAAGCCGGTGGCGTCGGGCGGCACGTACGGTCGCGAGAAGGCGACGGGCCAGGGCGTCGTCCACTGCATCACCGAGTGGGCCGAGGACAACGACGTGAACCTCGGCGGCTCGACGCTGCTCGTGCAGGGCTTCGGCAACGTCGGCTCGAACACGGCCGTGCTCCTGTCGAAGCTCGGCGCCTCGACCGTCGCGGTCGGCGATCACACAGGGTATCTCTACAATCCGGAAGGGTTCAATCCGCACAAGCTGCAGGACTACGTGAAGAAGAACCGCTCGATCGCGGGCTACCCCGCCGGCAAGCCGATCAGCCGCGAGGAGTTCTTCCGGCTCAAGGCGGACATCTTCATCCCGGCGGCCCTGGAGAACCAGGTCGGCGTGGAGGAGGCGAGCTGGCTGCAGGTCCGCCTCGTGGCGGAGGGCGCGAACGGGCCGTGCACGCCCGAGGGGGAGAAGATCCTCCTGGAGCGCGGGATCCATATCCTGCCCGACGTCCTCGCCAACTCGGGCGGCGTCACCGTGAGCTACTACGAGTGGGTGCAGAACAAGCGCTCGGAGACATGGACGCTCGAGGAGGTCGACTCCCGGCTCGAGAAGGCGATGAAGCGGGCCTACCGCGAGGTGACCGAGATGGCGCGGCAGAAGAAGTGCACGCTGCGCCTCGCCGCCTATGCCGTGGCGCTGCAGCGGCTCGCCGCGGTCTATGGAGAGCGCGAGATCTTCCCCTGAGATGCGCTTATCCGCGCTCCGCCGGCCCGCCGTCCGGCCGACGGCGGGGCGCTAGACCTTGGCCCGACCCGGCCCGTCCCCCGCCCTCGGCGCGCGCGTGATCTCGGCCGCCCGGCCGGCGACCCGGAGCGCCGTGCCCTGGACGGCGTGTTTGTATTTGACGTAGCCGAGCG
The DNA window shown above is from Sorangium aterium and carries:
- a CDS encoding Glu/Leu/Phe/Val family dehydrogenase, which codes for MEEQLSTKNTTPPVSVPAVPSHRHKYEFFKVVQGYLDEAARLIELPGYITTILSQPKNEIIVNFPVRMDDGSIRLFKGYRIQHNNLLGPFKGGIRYHETVSLDDLKALAAMMTWKCALMNLPLGGGKGGIKFNPNEVSRAELQRITRRFFHALGGNIGPETDIPAPDMGTDAKTMAWAMDTYMNTVGQLFKQAVKGVVTGKPVASGGTYGREKATGQGVVHCITEWAEDNDVNLGGSTLLVQGFGNVGSNTAVLLSKLGASTVAVGDHTGYLYNPEGFNPHKLQDYVKKNRSIAGYPAGKPISREEFFRLKADIFIPAALENQVGVEEASWLQVRLVAEGANGPCTPEGEKILLERGIHILPDVLANSGGVTVSYYEWVQNKRSETWTLEEVDSRLEKAMKRAYREVTEMARQKKCTLRLAAYAVALQRLAAVYGEREIFP